The following coding sequences are from one Virgibacillus necropolis window:
- a CDS encoding Zn-dependent hydrolase, which produces MRKEGLLINGERLKNTMERFADFGRTENNGVTRLALSEEDGLARDFFCSSCEELGLSVKIDDLGNTYATLEGVENKPPIVIGSHLDSVKKGGRFDGVLGVLAGLEVIRTLVENKIKPQIPITVVNITNEEGARFEPSMMSSGILSGKFEKATMMEKVDANGITFREALQKIGYAGDYENRLEDATAFLELHIEQGPILERESISIGVVECVLGMVCYEIEVTGESDHAGTTPMDMRKDALFGTNNLIAEARKKLSALDNNLVYTMGRMNVYPNVHTVIPNKVVFSLEARHQNSETISQVEDIIQELTQFSSKEGCDVKVTKLWGRDTVWFNKEVCDLLEQSTKSLGYSYKKMVSGAGHDAQFLASYIPSAMIFVPSINGKSHAEEELTEWEDCEKGVNVLLETALTLSTSGKLSY; this is translated from the coding sequence ATGAGAAAAGAAGGGTTATTAATTAATGGAGAAAGACTTAAAAATACGATGGAACGTTTCGCTGATTTTGGGCGGACCGAAAACAATGGAGTAACTCGTTTAGCGTTATCTGAAGAGGATGGCTTGGCGCGGGACTTTTTTTGTTCTAGTTGTGAGGAGTTAGGGCTATCTGTAAAAATTGATGACTTGGGGAATACCTATGCAACGCTTGAAGGTGTCGAGAATAAACCACCGATCGTGATAGGATCACATTTGGACTCCGTAAAGAAAGGCGGTAGATTCGACGGAGTTCTAGGTGTACTAGCTGGATTGGAAGTAATTCGAACGCTTGTGGAGAACAAGATTAAACCGCAAATCCCAATCACAGTTGTAAACATTACAAATGAAGAAGGGGCAAGATTTGAGCCATCAATGATGTCATCGGGAATTCTTTCTGGAAAATTTGAAAAGGCTACCATGATGGAAAAGGTGGATGCAAACGGAATCACGTTTAGGGAAGCACTGCAGAAAATTGGATACGCAGGTGATTACGAGAACCGTCTTGAAGATGCTACCGCCTTTTTAGAGTTACATATTGAACAAGGTCCAATTCTTGAGAGAGAATCTATTTCTATTGGCGTTGTTGAGTGTGTACTTGGAATGGTTTGCTATGAAATAGAGGTAACTGGTGAATCTGATCATGCAGGAACAACTCCGATGGACATGAGAAAGGATGCTCTCTTTGGAACAAATAATTTAATCGCTGAGGCTCGCAAGAAATTGAGTGCTCTTGATAATAATTTAGTTTACACAATGGGTAGAATGAATGTTTACCCGAATGTACACACAGTTATCCCGAATAAAGTTGTCTTTTCACTGGAAGCAAGGCACCAGAATTCGGAAACGATTAGCCAAGTTGAGGACATTATCCAAGAACTTACACAGTTTTCTTCGAAAGAGGGCTGTGATGTTAAGGTTACAAAGTTATGGGGACGGGATACAGTTTGGTTCAATAAGGAAGTGTGTGATCTACTAGAGCAATCAACAAAGTCATTGGGATACTCCTATAAAAAAATGGTGAGTGGTGCTGGTCATGATGCACAGTTTTTAGCAAGCTATATCCCTTCTGCAATGATTTTTGTTCCAAGTATTAATGGGAAAAGCCATGCCGAAGAAGAACTGACTGAATGGGAAGATTGTGAAAAAGGGGTTAATGTTTTACTAGAAACTGCTTTAACGCTGTCAACTAGTGGGAAGCTCAGTTATTGA
- a CDS encoding NAD(P)-dependent oxidoreductase: MNRFKDKTTSLKDLSLNFNEIEPDLSPKEAMDESNRCLYCYDAPCITACPTDINIPSFIKKIASGNMKGSAKVIMDANPVGASCARVCPTEDLCEGACVLNDASLPIMIGNLQRHATNWAIKNNEQLFEAGEDNGKTVAIVGGGPAGLSAARELARLGFNVTIFEAKEKAGGLDTFGIVSFRLPQEVSLWEVEQVENLGVEIRTNTMIGRDISVSDIESAYDAIVLAVGLSKVPMLGIEGENANGVHDAINFVETTKTPPLREDFIGKKVAIIGAGNTAIDAATCSVRLGASDVKMLYRRTEAEMTAYEFEYEFAKQENVEFRWLTQPMKILTDSEGKVNALECIRMELGEADVSGRRRPSPVKDSAFTIEVDAVIKAIGQSRFVDLIEEFDLSHDRGIVTIDSDTHQTSNPKVFAAGDVIFGNGQGEAMVVEAAEQGKLTAYSIYKELIGENATVNA; encoded by the coding sequence ATGAACCGTTTTAAGGATAAAACGACTTCACTGAAGGACTTATCATTAAACTTCAATGAGATCGAGCCTGACTTATCGCCTAAGGAAGCAATGGATGAATCAAATCGATGTCTTTATTGTTACGATGCACCTTGTATTACTGCCTGTCCGACTGACATTAATATTCCATCCTTTATTAAAAAGATTGCATCTGGAAATATGAAAGGGTCAGCTAAAGTCATTATGGACGCTAATCCGGTAGGAGCAAGTTGCGCACGAGTATGTCCGACAGAAGACTTGTGTGAAGGTGCCTGTGTGTTAAACGATGCCTCTCTACCGATAATGATTGGGAATTTGCAGAGACATGCAACAAACTGGGCGATAAAAAATAATGAACAATTGTTTGAAGCTGGTGAAGATAACGGAAAAACAGTCGCAATTGTAGGTGGTGGTCCTGCTGGATTGTCTGCGGCTCGTGAACTTGCTCGTCTTGGATTTAACGTAACTATTTTTGAAGCGAAAGAAAAAGCCGGTGGTCTTGATACGTTCGGTATTGTTTCGTTCCGTTTGCCGCAAGAAGTGTCGTTATGGGAAGTGGAACAAGTTGAAAACCTGGGTGTAGAGATTCGTACGAATACCATGATTGGACGAGACATTTCTGTCAGTGACATTGAAAGCGCTTACGATGCAATTGTGCTGGCTGTTGGGTTATCAAAAGTGCCGATGCTTGGTATAGAAGGTGAGAATGCAAACGGCGTACACGATGCTATTAATTTTGTTGAAACGACAAAGACACCACCGTTACGTGAGGATTTTATTGGCAAAAAAGTTGCCATTATTGGTGCAGGAAATACAGCGATTGATGCCGCTACTTGTTCTGTTCGCCTAGGGGCAAGTGATGTGAAAATGTTGTACCGGCGAACGGAAGCTGAAATGACGGCATATGAGTTCGAATATGAATTTGCTAAGCAAGAGAATGTTGAATTTAGATGGTTAACACAACCGATGAAGATTTTGACAGATAGTGAGGGAAAAGTTAACGCGCTAGAGTGTATCCGCATGGAACTTGGAGAAGCGGACGTTTCTGGCCGTCGTCGTCCATCCCCGGTCAAAGATTCAGCGTTTACGATAGAGGTGGATGCGGTTATTAAGGCGATCGGACAATCGCGTTTTGTGGATTTAATTGAAGAATTTGATCTCAGTCATGACCGAGGTATTGTGACTATTGATTCTGATACACATCAAACCTCAAATCCAAAAGTATTCGCAGCAGGTGATGTGATTTTCGGTAATGGTCAAGGAGAGGCAATGGTCGTTGAAGCGGCAGAACAAGGAAAGTTAACCGCTTATTCGATCTATAAAGAATTGATTGGTGAGAACGCGACTGTAAATGCTTAA
- the preA gene encoding NAD-dependent dihydropyrimidine dehydrogenase subunit PreA, whose translation MADLRINFAGIKSPNPFWLASAPPTNSGYQVQRAFEAGWGGAVWKTLGEPILNISSRFAGTHFNGQRMAGFNNTELITDRPLEVNLKEIYETKKRFPNHTIIASLMVEPQQEKWHEIVKRVEAVGVDGFELNFGCPHGMAERGMGAASGQVPELVEKQTMWAKEVAETPVIVKLTPNITDITATAYAAVQGGADAISMINTINSLAGVDLDTWNTIPHVAGKGAHGGYCGPAVKPIALNMVAECARNSTINVPISGIGGVSDWRDAVEFMLMGAGGVQVCTAAMHHGFSIVEDMVDGLNNYLDDKGLDSVEDLVGKSVPKYSDWGDLDLNYKTVARINTDTCINCNKCHIACEDTAHQCIDMLTAKDGSNYLKVHEEDCVGCNLCSIVCPVDGAIDMIEIPSDEPMTWKERETAIKQPSCGISLVK comes from the coding sequence GTGGCAGATTTACGTATTAACTTTGCTGGAATAAAATCACCAAATCCATTTTGGTTAGCTTCTGCACCGCCAACAAATTCAGGGTATCAGGTGCAAAGAGCATTTGAAGCGGGATGGGGAGGGGCGGTTTGGAAAACACTTGGCGAACCGATATTAAATATATCCTCTCGCTTTGCAGGCACGCACTTCAATGGTCAGCGTATGGCAGGCTTCAATAACACCGAATTAATTACTGACCGTCCACTTGAAGTAAACTTAAAAGAAATTTACGAAACGAAAAAAAGATTTCCTAATCACACCATCATTGCCTCACTAATGGTAGAGCCTCAACAAGAAAAATGGCATGAGATTGTAAAAAGAGTAGAAGCGGTTGGGGTAGATGGATTTGAATTAAACTTCGGCTGCCCACACGGGATGGCAGAGCGTGGCATGGGAGCGGCTTCCGGACAAGTACCAGAACTCGTCGAAAAACAAACGATGTGGGCGAAGGAGGTAGCTGAAACACCTGTCATTGTGAAGTTAACACCGAACATTACCGACATTACCGCAACTGCATATGCGGCAGTTCAAGGCGGAGCGGACGCGATTAGTATGATTAATACAATTAATAGTCTTGCCGGCGTCGATCTTGATACCTGGAACACCATCCCACATGTAGCTGGAAAAGGAGCGCACGGTGGCTATTGCGGTCCTGCTGTAAAACCAATCGCCCTTAACATGGTTGCTGAATGTGCTCGTAACTCAACTATTAATGTTCCTATATCTGGAATTGGAGGGGTTTCAGACTGGAGAGATGCAGTGGAATTCATGTTAATGGGGGCAGGCGGTGTACAAGTTTGTACAGCAGCTATGCACCACGGCTTTAGCATAGTAGAAGATATGGTTGATGGTTTAAACAATTATCTGGACGATAAAGGCTTAGACTCTGTTGAAGACCTAGTTGGGAAGTCTGTTCCGAAGTATTCTGACTGGGGTGATCTTGATCTCAACTATAAAACTGTTGCCCGCATCAATACAGACACGTGTATTAATTGTAATAAATGTCATATTGCTTGTGAAGACACGGCACATCAATGTATTGATATGCTAACTGCTAAAGATGGTAGCAATTACTTAAAGGTTCACGAAGAAGACTGTGTTGGTTGTAACTTATGTTCGATTGTTTGTCCGGTGGATGGAGCGATTGACATGATTGAGATTCCAAGCGATGAGCCAATGACATGGAAAGAACGTGAGACTGCGATAAAGCAACCATCATGTGGAATTAGTTTGGTCAAATAA
- the hydA gene encoding dihydropyrimidinase has translation MKKLIKNGIIVTATDEYEADVLIEDGKVTSIGAYLTEDIDEVIDAKGAYLFPGGVDPHTHLDMPFGGTVTADDFETGTIAAAYGGTTTVIDFCLTNKGEPLRNAVSHWHEKSKDKAVIDYSFHLMIGEVNDAVLSELPSIIEEEGITSFKVFMAYKNVFQVDDSVLFRTLLTAKEHGALVMVHAENGDVIDHLVTEALDKGNIDPIHHALTRPPELEGEATGRAVELTGLADSQLYVVHVTSAAALEKITEARRKGYNVWGETCPQYLVLDQSNLEEPNFEGAKYVCSPPLREKWNQDVLWNALKNGQLQTLGSDQCSFNFKGQKDLGKGDFTKIPNGCPIIEDRFSLFFSEGVKKGRISINQFVDMVSTQPAKLFGLFPQKGTIAVGSDADIVIFDPNRERTLSVDTHHMNVDYNPFEGMKVTGEPISVLSRGEFVIRDKQFVGSPGEGNYLKRKRFNSTKKVTEKSLS, from the coding sequence ATGAAAAAATTGATAAAAAATGGAATAATTGTAACCGCGACTGACGAATACGAGGCTGATGTGCTCATTGAAGATGGCAAGGTGACTTCAATTGGGGCCTATCTGACGGAAGATATAGATGAAGTGATCGATGCAAAAGGGGCATACCTTTTTCCAGGAGGCGTTGACCCGCATACCCATTTAGATATGCCATTTGGTGGAACTGTAACAGCTGATGATTTTGAAACAGGAACGATTGCTGCGGCCTATGGAGGTACAACAACGGTTATCGACTTTTGTTTGACGAATAAAGGAGAGCCGTTAAGAAATGCCGTTAGTCATTGGCATGAAAAATCAAAAGATAAAGCCGTCATTGATTATAGTTTCCATTTAATGATAGGAGAAGTAAATGACGCTGTATTAAGTGAACTCCCTTCTATTATTGAAGAAGAGGGCATTACATCGTTTAAAGTATTTATGGCTTATAAAAATGTCTTTCAAGTTGATGACAGCGTACTGTTTCGTACACTTTTAACTGCAAAAGAACATGGTGCACTAGTCATGGTTCATGCTGAAAATGGTGATGTCATTGATCACCTCGTAACAGAAGCATTAGACAAAGGTAACATAGATCCAATCCATCATGCACTGACAAGACCACCAGAATTAGAGGGGGAAGCAACAGGAAGAGCTGTCGAGCTAACTGGCCTTGCCGACTCCCAGCTATACGTTGTACATGTAACTTCCGCTGCTGCACTTGAAAAAATCACAGAAGCTCGTCGAAAAGGTTATAACGTATGGGGGGAGACATGCCCACAGTATTTAGTATTAGACCAATCGAATTTAGAAGAGCCTAACTTTGAGGGAGCTAAATATGTGTGTTCTCCTCCATTACGTGAGAAATGGAATCAAGATGTACTCTGGAATGCGTTGAAAAACGGCCAATTGCAAACATTAGGTTCTGATCAATGCTCCTTTAACTTTAAAGGCCAGAAAGACTTAGGGAAAGGTGACTTTACGAAAATACCTAACGGTTGTCCGATTATTGAAGATCGCTTTAGTCTCTTTTTCTCTGAAGGAGTTAAAAAAGGACGGATTTCAATCAATCAATTTGTTGATATGGTCTCGACGCAACCAGCGAAGCTCTTTGGGTTGTTTCCACAAAAAGGGACTATTGCAGTCGGCAGTGATGCGGATATCGTAATCTTTGACCCAAATCGGGAACGCACATTATCTGTTGACACGCATCATATGAACGTTGATTACAACCCATTTGAAGGAATGAAAGTCACCGGCGAACCAATTTCTGTGTTGTCCCGAGGAGAATTTGTAATCCGCGACAAACAATTTGTTGGTAGTCCAGGAGAAGGTAACTATTTAAAACGAAAACGG